The following proteins come from a genomic window of Sphingobium cloacae:
- a CDS encoding M20/M25/M40 family metallo-hydrolase — protein MLTCLMAGTALLLVGCGDQSGSGQSNAGSASPSAQKKLGIRPQGDTELNIDMSKVHTDDLKKIFAYIDENIDEHVVNLQKWIQQPSVSNTGEGIPESAEMVKGMFDQLGCQKTQVFDVGKSEFGAQSNPVVYADCNEGADKTLVIYWMYDTMPVTQPDLWKAPPFEGQLVEQAPFKKVLIGRGATNSKGPQMAMWNALMSIKAVTGKLPVNLIFVAEGDEERMSIGYRKFVRDHPELFKKADAMYTFGFQSASGGALMLAGSEGCVFVELTTSGAKWGRGPNYSDIHGGFKRSVDAPAWRHIKMLSTLTDATGNRVLIDGFYDNMEPLSPAKEAALRAAAANFDPKAAAQNLGVERFISDDPYQILKDSGYGTSMNIDGIWGGNMFPGGSGAILPNKITSKHNFRYIPNMNGMDIVKKLRAHLDKHGFQDVEINVVGDVPWAKRSTDTPVGRAVATTLDAFGIPHAPLSAEQSVMGGYWPAYLFAGDTLDIPITGGMAGHGGNAHAANEYYVIEGAGKVYGMAGAEKSVAMVLYNFAGLNGPTAPATAAARRK, from the coding sequence ATGCTGACTTGTCTGATGGCGGGGACGGCGCTCTTATTGGTGGGCTGCGGCGACCAGTCCGGTTCGGGGCAGTCCAATGCCGGATCAGCGTCGCCGTCGGCTCAGAAAAAGCTGGGGATCAGACCGCAAGGCGACACCGAACTCAATATCGACATGAGCAAGGTGCACACCGACGATCTCAAGAAGATATTCGCTTATATTGACGAAAATATCGACGAGCATGTCGTCAATCTGCAGAAGTGGATACAGCAACCCAGCGTATCCAACACCGGCGAGGGCATTCCCGAATCCGCCGAAATGGTGAAAGGCATGTTCGATCAGCTCGGCTGCCAGAAAACGCAGGTTTTCGATGTCGGCAAGTCGGAGTTCGGGGCCCAGAGCAATCCGGTGGTCTACGCCGATTGCAACGAAGGGGCCGACAAGACGCTGGTCATCTACTGGATGTACGACACGATGCCCGTGACGCAGCCCGACCTGTGGAAAGCGCCGCCGTTCGAAGGCCAACTGGTCGAACAGGCGCCTTTCAAGAAAGTGCTGATCGGGCGTGGCGCAACCAATTCCAAGGGACCGCAAATGGCCATGTGGAATGCGCTGATGTCGATCAAGGCAGTCACGGGGAAACTTCCGGTCAACCTGATCTTCGTTGCCGAGGGCGATGAGGAGCGCATGTCGATCGGCTATCGCAAGTTCGTTCGCGACCATCCCGAACTCTTCAAGAAGGCCGACGCCATGTACACGTTCGGTTTTCAATCGGCGTCAGGTGGTGCCCTCATGCTCGCCGGTTCCGAGGGTTGCGTATTCGTCGAATTGACGACGAGCGGTGCGAAATGGGGCAGGGGACCGAATTACAGCGATATCCATGGCGGCTTCAAGCGGTCGGTCGATGCGCCCGCCTGGCGTCATATCAAGATGCTTTCGACACTCACCGATGCAACCGGCAACCGGGTGCTGATCGACGGCTTCTATGATAATATGGAGCCGCTTTCCCCGGCGAAGGAAGCCGCGCTGCGCGCCGCCGCGGCGAATTTCGACCCGAAGGCCGCGGCGCAGAATCTGGGCGTCGAGCGTTTCATCTCGGACGATCCCTACCAGATCCTCAAGGATTCCGGATATGGCACGTCGATGAACATAGACGGCATCTGGGGCGGCAATATGTTCCCCGGCGGTTCGGGCGCGATCCTGCCCAACAAGATCACGTCGAAACATAATTTCCGTTACATCCCGAACATGAACGGGATGGACATCGTGAAGAAGCTTCGCGCCCATCTCGACAAGCATGGCTTCCAGGATGTCGAGATCAACGTCGTGGGTGACGTGCCCTGGGCCAAGCGGAGCACCGACACGCCGGTCGGCCGGGCCGTCGCGACCACGCTGGATGCATTCGGCATCCCGCATGCGCCGCTCAGCGCGGAACAGAGCGTCATGGGCGGATATTGGCCGGCCTATCTGTTCGCCGGCGACACGCTCGACATTCCAATCACCGGCGGCATGGCCGGACATGGCGGCAACGCGCACGCAGCCAACGAATATTATGTGATCGAAGGGGCCGGGAAGGTCTACGGCATGGCCGGCGCCGAGAAATCGGTTGCGATGGTCCTCTACAATTTCGCCGGTCTGAACGGGCCGACCGCACCGGCCACGGCGGCGGCCAGGCGCAAATAG
- a CDS encoding TonB-dependent receptor plug domain-containing protein translates to MNSDPVEQSAIVVTGTRVTRDGYQAPTPVNVLGTEEIKAEAPANISDFVNTLPSVRGSTTASQSSGALSNGEAGIAALNLRGLGTGRTLVLFDGQRSVVSAGTGVVDTNTFPQALISRVEVVTGGASSAYGSDAIGGVVNFILDRKYTGIKGSVDRGITSRGDAANYRATLTGGMPFAGERGHLLISGEIFHQDGIFGKSRSWDRKGYFAMRNPDTSAGAPFYIVGEGIGIASYTPGGLITSGPLQGTFFGEGGAVGQLDYGATSGQWMQGGDWRYTTSGMLGTNSLQAEEDRQSIFGRGSFDLTDNIHIFAQASFTRYKGLSYYINPTTTGIVIQRDNAFLPAEVAAAMDENGVTSFTMGTSNGDMPSSGSRNVRKTERYVVGADGDFTVGGLGFTWNAYYQKGITRSREQLTDTYNIQRLAWATDAVFDGNGRIVCRSAEAQANGCVPLNRFGTGIANADDLAYVMGRPLRNQTFKQDVGAVSFSTNDIPGWAGNISLAFGVEARKEQIDGHVDPEFQSGWKYGNYRVTTGSYNVKEAFVEAVVPVFSGFEMNGAFRYTDYSISGGVSTWKVGATFEPISDLRFRGYVSKDIRAPNLSELFATGIGRTNSVAINGTQMQFVQALMGSTQLKPEKADSFGIGAVATPRFIPGLSFSVDYYKLKIKDVISSLNAEQTVNYCYDNNIQRYCDNINFDGNGVLQTIDLYFENLNSMRAQGIDIEASYRLPADAIFAKASGEFSFRAMATHYIENRTDNGVTAIDQAGAIAGFAAGTPDWVYRLTAGYKNDNLLLTLTGRGVSSGVIRHDYVECQSACPTVSPPYFTVNDNKVPGAFFLDASVNYTWNLGSGRTAEMFFVVKNLLDKDPVLVSDPQYIAAENTAGYPQTNRLLYDVLGRTFRVGARFSF, encoded by the coding sequence GTGAATAGCGATCCTGTCGAACAGTCCGCCATCGTTGTCACCGGCACCCGCGTCACGCGGGACGGTTATCAGGCACCCACGCCGGTCAATGTACTGGGGACCGAAGAAATCAAGGCCGAAGCGCCAGCCAATATTTCAGACTTCGTCAATACGCTTCCATCCGTTCGCGGCAGCACCACGGCATCGCAATCCTCCGGCGCGCTGAGTAACGGCGAAGCGGGCATTGCGGCGTTGAACCTGCGCGGGCTTGGAACGGGACGCACCCTTGTTCTGTTCGACGGACAGCGATCGGTGGTTTCGGCCGGGACGGGCGTTGTGGATACCAACACCTTTCCGCAGGCGCTGATCTCGCGGGTCGAGGTGGTGACGGGCGGCGCTTCCTCGGCTTATGGTTCGGATGCGATCGGTGGCGTGGTCAACTTCATCCTGGATCGCAAATATACCGGCATCAAGGGATCGGTCGACCGGGGCATCACCTCCCGCGGCGATGCGGCCAACTATCGCGCGACCCTGACCGGCGGAATGCCCTTTGCCGGAGAGCGCGGCCATTTGCTCATCAGCGGCGAAATCTTCCATCAGGACGGCATTTTTGGCAAGTCGCGCAGCTGGGATCGCAAGGGCTATTTCGCGATGAGGAATCCCGATACCTCGGCGGGAGCGCCTTTCTACATCGTCGGCGAAGGGATCGGCATCGCGTCCTACACGCCCGGCGGGCTGATCACTTCCGGCCCGCTTCAGGGGACGTTTTTCGGCGAAGGCGGCGCAGTCGGGCAGCTCGATTATGGCGCTACCTCAGGCCAGTGGATGCAGGGCGGCGACTGGCGGTACACGACCTCCGGCATGCTCGGCACCAACTCGCTCCAGGCCGAGGAGGACCGGCAGAGCATCTTCGGACGCGGCAGCTTCGACCTGACCGACAATATCCATATTTTCGCGCAGGCCTCCTTCACGCGCTACAAGGGGCTCAGCTATTACATCAATCCCACGACCACGGGCATTGTCATCCAGCGGGACAACGCGTTTCTCCCGGCGGAGGTGGCCGCAGCCATGGATGAGAACGGCGTCACCTCCTTCACCATGGGCACCAGCAACGGCGACATGCCGTCATCGGGCAGCCGCAACGTCCGCAAGACCGAGCGATATGTGGTCGGCGCAGACGGCGATTTCACCGTCGGAGGCCTCGGTTTCACCTGGAACGCCTATTATCAGAAGGGCATCACCAGATCGCGCGAGCAACTGACCGACACTTATAATATCCAGCGGCTGGCCTGGGCGACCGACGCGGTGTTCGATGGGAACGGCAGGATCGTCTGCCGTTCGGCCGAAGCGCAGGCCAACGGCTGCGTTCCGCTCAACCGCTTCGGGACCGGCATCGCCAATGCCGACGACCTCGCCTATGTGATGGGACGTCCGCTGCGGAACCAGACCTTCAAGCAGGATGTCGGCGCCGTCAGCTTTTCCACGAACGACATTCCCGGATGGGCCGGCAACATCTCGCTCGCCTTCGGCGTCGAAGCGCGCAAGGAACAGATCGACGGTCATGTCGATCCTGAATTCCAGAGCGGATGGAAATATGGCAACTACCGCGTCACGACGGGCTCCTATAATGTAAAGGAAGCCTTTGTCGAAGCTGTCGTTCCCGTTTTCAGCGGGTTCGAGATGAACGGCGCCTTTCGCTATACCGATTATTCCATTTCCGGCGGCGTGAGCACCTGGAAGGTCGGCGCCACCTTCGAGCCCATTTCCGACCTGCGCTTCCGCGGCTATGTCTCGAAGGATATTCGCGCGCCCAATCTGAGCGAATTGTTTGCGACCGGGATCGGCCGCACCAATTCCGTGGCGATCAACGGGACGCAGATGCAGTTCGTCCAGGCCCTGATGGGAAGCACGCAGCTCAAGCCGGAAAAGGCGGACAGCTTCGGCATTGGCGCGGTTGCGACGCCCCGTTTCATTCCCGGCCTTTCCTTTTCAGTCGATTATTACAAGCTCAAGATCAAGGATGTCATCAGCTCGCTCAATGCGGAACAGACCGTCAACTATTGTTACGACAACAATATCCAGCGCTACTGCGACAATATCAATTTCGACGGCAATGGCGTCTTGCAGACTATCGACCTGTATTTTGAAAATCTGAACAGCATGCGGGCTCAAGGGATTGATATAGAAGCGTCCTACCGCCTTCCGGCCGACGCGATTTTCGCCAAGGCGTCGGGCGAGTTCAGTTTCCGCGCCATGGCGACCCATTATATCGAAAATCGCACCGACAATGGCGTGACGGCGATCGACCAGGCGGGCGCGATCGCGGGTTTTGCCGCGGGCACGCCGGATTGGGTCTATCGCCTGACCGCAGGGTATAAGAACGACAATCTGCTGCTGACCCTGACCGGGCGCGGCGTCAGCAGCGGCGTCATCCGCCATGACTATGTGGAATGCCAAAGCGCCTGCCCGACCGTGAGCCCGCCCTATTTCACGGTAAACGACAATAAGGTGCCCGGCGCCTTCTTTCTGGACGCGTCGGTGAACTATACCTGGAACCTTGGCAGCGGCAGGACCGCCGAGATGTTCTTCGTCGTCAAGAACCTGCTCGACAAGGACCCGGTGCTGGTTTCCGATCCTCAATATATCGCTGCGGAAAATACCGCCGGTTATCCGCAAACCAACCGTTTGCTCTACGACGTGCTGGGCAGGACCTTCCGCGTCGGGGCCAGATTCTCGTTCTAG
- a CDS encoding D-amino acid dehydrogenase produces the protein MARIIIIGAGITGVTSAYALLERGHEVTLVERLRYPAMETSFANGGQLSASNAEVWNSIATIAKGMRWIFRADAPLLFSLRPSLHKYSWLGEFLAAIRSHRANTVETTRLAIAARHHLFDIAEREGIDFDLSRCGILHFYREPASFTQARRGNALLREGGLERDEVSPQEIARIEPTLHGDFCGGFFTPSDSTGDIHKFTTGLAEACMRRGAKFLFGGDVSGFDLRSGGVSVRLRKDGAEERIEGDAVMVCAGVASHKLAAMLGDRANIYPVKGYSITVLLGDDASRAAAPRVSLLDEDAKIVTSRLGEDRFRVAGTAEFNGFNRDIRADRIQPLTTWSERHFPHMSTRQVVPWAGLRPMTPTMMPIVGPGRHSRIFYNTGHGHLGWTLSAITAELAAEHLEKGLSGDIAPGH, from the coding sequence ATGGCCCGGATCATCATAATCGGCGCCGGCATCACCGGCGTCACGTCGGCTTACGCTCTGCTTGAAAGGGGGCATGAGGTTACGCTCGTCGAGCGCCTCCGCTACCCGGCGATGGAAACCTCGTTCGCGAACGGTGGCCAGCTTTCGGCCAGCAACGCGGAAGTGTGGAACTCGATAGCGACGATCGCCAAGGGCATGCGCTGGATATTCCGGGCCGACGCGCCGCTGCTGTTCAGCCTGCGCCCCTCACTACACAAATATTCCTGGTTGGGAGAATTTCTGGCCGCCATCCGCAGCCACCGGGCCAATACCGTGGAAACCACAAGGCTTGCCATTGCGGCACGGCATCACCTGTTCGACATCGCCGAACGTGAAGGAATAGATTTTGATCTGTCCCGTTGCGGCATCCTGCATTTCTACCGCGAGCCCGCGAGTTTCACGCAGGCGCGGCGCGGCAACGCCCTGTTGCGCGAAGGAGGCCTCGAACGGGACGAAGTGTCGCCCCAGGAGATCGCGCGGATCGAACCGACGCTCCATGGCGATTTCTGCGGCGGCTTCTTCACGCCTTCGGATTCGACGGGCGACATCCACAAGTTCACCACCGGCCTTGCGGAAGCCTGCATGCGGCGGGGAGCGAAATTCCTGTTCGGTGGCGACGTGAGCGGTTTCGACCTTCGCTCCGGCGGCGTGTCCGTGCGGTTGCGGAAAGACGGCGCCGAGGAAAGGATCGAGGGCGACGCCGTGATGGTCTGCGCCGGCGTCGCCAGCCACAAGCTGGCGGCCATGCTGGGCGATCGCGCCAATATCTATCCGGTCAAGGGCTATTCGATCACCGTGCTGCTCGGCGACGATGCCAGCCGTGCCGCGGCGCCGCGCGTGAGCCTACTGGACGAAGACGCCAAAATCGTGACCAGCCGTCTTGGCGAGGATCGCTTCCGCGTTGCCGGCACAGCGGAATTCAACGGCTTCAACCGCGATATCCGCGCTGACCGGATTCAACCGCTGACCACCTGGAGTGAACGCCATTTTCCTCACATGTCGACCCGGCAGGTCGTTCCTTGGGCAGGCCTGCGCCCGATGACCCCGACCATGATGCCTATTGTCGGTCCGGGCCGCCATTCCCGCATATTCTACAACACCGGCCACGGCCATCTGGGCTGGACTCTTTCGGCCATCACTGCCGAACTGGCAGCCGAACATCTGGAGAAGGGTCTGTCGGGGGATATCGCGCCCGGACATTGA